The proteins below are encoded in one region of candidate division WOR-3 bacterium:
- a CDS encoding crotonase codes for MDFKYLLCQEKESVYWVRFNRPPVNALNTEFILEIEKLFDHLANREDITVVVLTGEGKAFIAGADIAEMSKFTPFQAREFARNGHRALNKIAGLEKVVVAAINGFALGGGCELALACDIRIIAEGAKIGQPEVNLGLLPGFGGTQRLARLVGPGSAKELIFTGDALDAQEALRIGLVNKVVKPEELIPFVETLAKKIAEKGPSAVRLAKKCINHGLDTDLNTGCAYEIEAFGLCFASGEPAEGTRAFLEKRKPNWQKGKE; via the coding sequence TTGGATTTCAAGTATCTCTTATGTCAGGAAAAAGAAAGCGTCTACTGGGTTCGGTTCAACCGTCCACCGGTAAACGCCCTGAACACTGAGTTTATCCTTGAGATTGAAAAACTTTTTGACCATCTCGCAAATCGGGAAGACATTACGGTTGTCGTCCTCACCGGCGAAGGCAAGGCGTTCATCGCCGGTGCCGACATCGCCGAGATGTCAAAGTTCACGCCATTTCAGGCGCGCGAGTTTGCCCGCAATGGCCACCGGGCATTAAACAAAATCGCCGGTCTTGAAAAGGTGGTGGTCGCCGCCATCAACGGCTTTGCCCTGGGTGGCGGTTGCGAACTGGCGCTCGCCTGTGACATCCGCATCATCGCCGAAGGGGCAAAAATCGGTCAGCCGGAAGTCAACCTCGGACTCTTGCCCGGATTTGGTGGCACCCAGCGTCTTGCCCGCCTTGTTGGACCGGGCAGCGCCAAGGAGTTAATCTTTACTGGTGACGCCCTTGACGCTCAGGAGGCGCTACGGATCGGCCTGGTCAACAAAGTGGTCAAACCCGAGGAACTCATCCCCTTTGTCGAAACCCTGGCGAAAAAGATTGCGGAAAAAGGTCCGAGTGCCGTGCGCCTTGCCAAGAAGTGCATCAACCATGGTCTGGACACCGACCTCAACACCGGTTGCGCCTATGAGATTGAGGCGTTTGGGCTCTGTTTCGCTTCGGGTGAACCTGCCGAAGGCACCAGAGCATTCCTCGAAAAAAGAAAACCGAACTGGCAAAAAGGAAAGGAGTAA
- the mfd gene encoding transcription-repair coupling factor, translating to MPPSYFMEEIRGHFASDPYLDKLIEELRRRGRVTVATPPPSVQVLLAGVVADRLQLPVVLVGADEAAANTAYQDALALYPDTEAVLFNPGSLASVEKIKRIKKQPAVIVTTAEELAAPAPEWSVEGGMVKLELGGFALDFLVQWLEQAGYERVDLVTEPGEYAVRGGIVDVYAENQELPLRVEFADDAIVSLRAFEPLSQRSRQTLKQAVLFTRQPPGFGMKPAVSLLPEEVVAIGSGNEAFGKWEIEFVESGAGEELGYQPAPNYLGNLKLLQEEIAQTDEEYFIVAVSEHHRRRLTTLLGDKPNYLVGGLSCGFVNTRRGWVVLTEREIYGAPVGRLVRRRFKGVPVDNLLTLRPGDYVVHIDYGVGIFTGTKRLVQGGVEKDYLVIEYEGKDRVYVPVENLGLIDRYIGAGDEAPKLDRLGGRSWLLAKAKAARASAAYAEELLETYARRATARTTPLLADSPWLAELEASFPYEETPDQLKALAEVREDLARTKPMDRLVCGDVGFGKTEIALRAAFQTVVNFKQVALLAPTTVLCYQHYQTFRRRLERFPVRVEMLSRFVAPAQQAAIRRGLKDGTVDIVIGTHLLLNPKVEFRDLGLLIIDEEQRFGVRQKERLRRLRSDVNVLVLSATPIPRTLYMALAGIRDISAIHTPPPGRKEVLTEVTEWDDGLIRSYVYRELNRGGQVFFVHNEIMSLGALEKRLRQILPDVEMVVAHGRLSSRQLAEIYLDFASGKYQMLLSTAIIESGLDLPNVNTIIVNRAERFGLADLHQLRGRVGRADIQAYALFLVSRRERVTADARKRLSALLAYSRLGAGYRLALRDMEIRGVGNLLGTEQHGHIARVGFNLYTRLLKEAIAKLRGEHEPVEPKLDLDRTVFIPPEYIPDPLGRIAIYKRLLGVEAEEELNELKAELIDRFGRYPPVVEELFTIARIRLLCRKRGVLEVKLKGEKATVITAERTVTVDGGEPGLLEFLSQPAV from the coding sequence ATGCCCCCTTCGTATTTTATGGAGGAGATTCGGGGACATTTCGCTTCAGACCCATATCTTGACAAACTTATCGAGGAACTGCGCCGCCGGGGTCGGGTTACAGTTGCTACGCCACCGCCCTCAGTACAGGTGCTTTTAGCCGGTGTGGTGGCAGACCGGTTGCAACTGCCGGTGGTGCTCGTCGGTGCGGACGAGGCTGCGGCTAACACCGCATATCAGGATGCTCTGGCTCTTTATCCCGATACCGAGGCGGTGCTTTTTAACCCCGGTTCACTGGCATCGGTTGAGAAAATAAAAAGGATAAAAAAGCAGCCGGCGGTCATTGTTACTACAGCTGAGGAACTGGCAGCGCCGGCGCCCGAATGGTCAGTTGAAGGCGGGATGGTGAAACTGGAGTTGGGTGGTTTTGCACTTGACTTTCTGGTGCAATGGCTGGAGCAGGCGGGTTATGAGCGGGTTGACCTTGTGACCGAACCGGGCGAATATGCGGTGCGGGGTGGAATTGTTGATGTGTATGCGGAGAACCAGGAGTTACCGCTCCGGGTGGAGTTTGCCGACGATGCGATTGTCTCGCTGCGGGCGTTTGAACCGCTTTCTCAGCGGTCGCGCCAGACGCTAAAGCAGGCGGTGTTGTTTACCCGGCAACCACCCGGGTTCGGAATGAAACCGGCGGTTTCATTGTTACCGGAAGAGGTTGTGGCTATCGGGAGCGGTAACGAGGCGTTCGGGAAGTGGGAGATTGAGTTTGTTGAGAGCGGCGCAGGTGAGGAGCTCGGGTATCAGCCGGCACCAAACTATCTCGGTAATTTGAAGTTGCTGCAGGAGGAGATTGCGCAAACCGATGAGGAGTACTTTATCGTGGCGGTCTCCGAGCATCACCGGAGGCGTTTGACAACCCTGCTCGGCGATAAACCGAACTATCTGGTGGGCGGCTTGAGTTGCGGGTTTGTCAATACGAGGCGGGGCTGGGTGGTTCTAACCGAGCGGGAGATTTACGGCGCGCCCGTAGGTCGGCTGGTGCGGCGCCGATTTAAGGGGGTGCCGGTTGACAATCTTCTGACGCTGCGGCCCGGTGATTATGTGGTTCATATCGATTACGGCGTCGGAATTTTCACCGGCACAAAGCGTCTGGTACAGGGCGGAGTGGAGAAGGACTACCTGGTGATTGAGTACGAGGGCAAGGACCGGGTTTATGTACCGGTGGAGAATCTCGGACTGATCGACCGTTACATTGGCGCCGGTGATGAGGCACCGAAACTGGACCGGCTGGGCGGGCGTTCCTGGCTTTTAGCCAAGGCAAAGGCAGCACGGGCAAGCGCGGCGTACGCTGAGGAGTTGCTCGAGACTTATGCCCGGCGCGCGACTGCCCGCACCACGCCGCTCCTTGCTGATTCGCCCTGGCTGGCAGAACTGGAGGCGTCGTTTCCCTATGAAGAGACCCCGGACCAGTTGAAGGCGCTAGCTGAGGTCCGGGAAGACCTTGCCCGAACCAAACCGATGGACCGATTGGTGTGCGGTGATGTTGGTTTTGGCAAGACCGAAATCGCCTTGCGCGCGGCATTCCAGACCGTGGTCAACTTCAAACAGGTGGCGCTACTCGCACCAACCACGGTGCTCTGCTATCAACATTACCAGACCTTTCGGCGCCGGCTGGAGCGGTTTCCGGTCCGGGTTGAGATGCTGTCAAGATTTGTTGCGCCCGCGCAGCAGGCGGCAATCCGGCGTGGTTTGAAGGATGGGACGGTGGACATTGTCATCGGTACTCACCTTTTGCTCAATCCGAAAGTTGAGTTCCGCGACCTTGGGCTTTTGATTATCGATGAAGAGCAACGGTTCGGGGTGCGGCAGAAGGAGCGGTTGCGCCGGTTACGGTCCGATGTAAATGTCCTGGTACTTTCGGCAACACCAATTCCCCGCACCCTGTATATGGCGCTTGCCGGGATTCGGGACATTTCGGCGATTCATACACCGCCGCCGGGCCGTAAAGAGGTGTTGACCGAGGTGACAGAGTGGGACGATGGGCTGATAAGAAGTTATGTTTACCGCGAGTTGAACCGGGGCGGACAGGTGTTTTTTGTCCACAATGAGATTATGAGTCTGGGGGCGCTGGAAAAAAGGCTGCGCCAGATTTTGCCCGATGTCGAGATGGTGGTCGCCCATGGCCGGCTTTCCAGCCGCCAACTGGCAGAGATTTATCTTGACTTCGCCAGCGGCAAGTATCAGATGCTCCTTTCGACCGCAATCATTGAATCGGGATTGGACTTACCCAATGTCAATACCATTATTGTCAACCGTGCCGAGCGGTTTGGGCTTGCCGATTTGCACCAGTTGCGGGGTCGGGTGGGAAGGGCGGATATTCAGGCGTATGCGCTGTTTTTAGTCTCCCGGCGCGAACGGGTAACCGCGGACGCCCGCAAGCGGCTCTCGGCGCTTTTAGCCTACTCCCGCTTGGGTGCTGGTTACCGGCTGGCGCTGCGGGATATGGAGATTCGGGGGGTTGGCAACCTTTTAGGAACCGAGCAGCACGGTCACATTGCCCGGGTTGGCTTTAACCTTTACACCCGGTTACTCAAGGAGGCGATTGCGAAACTGCGGGGCGAGCACGAGCCGGTGGAGCCGAAACTGGACCTGGACCGCACGGTGTTTATACCGCCCGAGTACATCCCGGACCCATTGGGCAGGATTGCGATTTACAAAAGGCTGTTAGGGGTTGAGGCGGAGGAGGAACTGAATGAACTGAAGGCGGAGTTGATTGACCGGTTTGGTAGATATCCACCGGTAGTTGAGGAGCTGTTTACGATTGCCCGCATCCGGCTGTTGTGCCGGAAACGCGGTGTCCTTGAAGTGAAGTTGAAGGGCGAAAAGGCGACGGTCATCACTGCGGAGAGGACCGTTACCGTTGATGGTGGTGAACCGGGGTTACTTGAGTTCCTCAGTCAGCCCGCGGTCTAA
- the hypD gene encoding hydrogenase formation protein HypD: MKRGQPERLLLQEINRQVAELCRKRDGLRLMEVCGTHTMAISSAGIRRAVDPRLKLVSGPGCPVCVTAEQDIDRAINFALLPDVVVVTFGDMMRVPGTNGSLADARSRGADVRVVYSPLDGLRMAVQEPKKEFVFLGVGFETTAPTVAATVLEAAKLKVKNFSVLPLFKLIPPALKFIASCPEIGVDGLILPGHVSTVIGSQPYRFLVDRYRMPCCITGFEPRDILEGIFSLLQQIVRGPELTIQYRRSVRPEGNPQAQAMMQTVFKPVAADWRGIGKIALSGLGFKKRFARFDAGERFGVVASKKRKRTGCACGDVMLGVKIPPECRLFARVCTPESPVGPCMVSSEGACAAYYRYER; encoded by the coding sequence ATGAAACGAGGACAGCCGGAGCGGCTGCTTTTACAGGAAATCAACCGGCAGGTGGCGGAGTTGTGCCGCAAGCGTGATGGGTTGCGGTTGATGGAGGTTTGCGGTACCCATACGATGGCAATTTCCAGTGCCGGAATCAGACGGGCGGTTGACCCGAGGCTGAAACTTGTTTCCGGTCCCGGATGTCCGGTGTGCGTAACTGCGGAGCAGGACATTGACCGGGCGATTAACTTTGCCCTTTTGCCCGATGTGGTGGTGGTTACTTTCGGCGATATGATGCGCGTACCCGGTACCAACGGCTCTTTAGCCGATGCCAGGTCAAGGGGTGCGGATGTGCGGGTTGTGTATTCACCGCTTGACGGGCTGCGAATGGCGGTGCAGGAGCCCAAAAAGGAGTTTGTGTTTTTAGGGGTTGGGTTTGAGACGACCGCGCCGACTGTGGCAGCAACGGTGCTCGAGGCGGCGAAGTTGAAAGTGAAGAACTTTTCGGTTCTGCCGCTGTTTAAGTTGATACCACCGGCGCTAAAGTTTATCGCTTCCTGTCCCGAGATTGGAGTTGATGGGTTGATTTTACCCGGTCATGTGTCAACGGTAATCGGGTCGCAGCCCTATCGGTTTTTAGTGGACCGTTATCGGATGCCCTGCTGTATCACCGGGTTTGAGCCGCGCGATATACTGGAGGGGATTTTCTCCCTCTTACAGCAGATTGTCAGAGGACCAGAACTGACAATTCAGTACCGGCGGAGTGTTCGTCCTGAAGGGAACCCTCAGGCGCAGGCGATGATGCAAACAGTTTTTAAGCCGGTTGCGGCGGATTGGCGGGGCATCGGTAAAATCGCCCTTTCCGGTCTGGGGTTTAAGAAGCGGTTTGCCCGGTTTGACGCCGGAGAGCGTTTTGGGGTGGTTGCGAGCAAAAAAAGAAAGAGAACCGGCTGTGCCTGTGGTGATGTTATGTTGGGGGTGAAGATACCGCCGGAGTGCCGGTTGTTTGCCCGGGTGTGTACTCCGGAAAGTCCGGTTGGTCCGTGTATGGTTTCTTCGGAGGGTGCCTGTGCGGCATACTACCGTTATGAAAGATAA
- the tsaE gene encoding tRNA (adenosine(37)-N6)-threonylcarbamoyltransferase complex ATPase subunit type 1 TsaE, whose translation MKPVVYETADTAATIALGERLALFLKPGAVVAFYGDLGAGKTTMIKGFARGLGVKETVKSPSFVIITEYQGRMPVYHIDLYRIRSIDELVETGFDSYLSGEGVCLIEWAERAEKLLPQTTIRVKLSILDQRRRIEITGLDRGLTEELK comes from the coding sequence ATGAAACCGGTTGTATATGAGACCGCCGATACCGCTGCCACTATTGCTCTGGGTGAACGACTTGCCCTGTTTTTAAAACCCGGTGCGGTGGTGGCGTTTTACGGCGACCTTGGCGCCGGCAAAACAACGATGATTAAAGGTTTTGCCCGGGGCCTCGGCGTGAAAGAGACTGTCAAGAGTCCATCGTTTGTTATCATCACCGAATATCAGGGCCGCATGCCGGTGTACCATATCGACCTCTATCGTATCCGCTCAATCGATGAACTTGTTGAAACCGGCTTTGACTCCTATCTCAGCGGTGAGGGCGTCTGTTTAATTGAGTGGGCAGAACGCGCCGAAAAACTACTACCCCAAACCACCATCCGGGTAAAACTCTCCATTCTTGACCAGCGCCGCCGCATCGAAATCACCGGTTTAGACCGCGGGCTGACTGAGGAACTCAAGTAA
- a CDS encoding acetyl-CoA C-acetyltransferase: MTIGKAKDTFIIGAARTAVGRFLGGLAALRAPELGAVAIKGAVERAGVKPEDVDGVIMGNVCPAGIGQAPARQAAVKSGLPVEVPALTVNKVCGSGMIAVALACQQIKAGDARLVIAGGQESMSNVPYYLKTLRGGQKMGDAQLQDGMIYDGIWDYFGDVHMGALGDFTARNSNISREEQDRWAFRSHQNAVRAIKEGKFKAEIVPVQIPQKKGEPIVFDTDEGPRADTTLEKLAALKPVFTKDGTVTAGNASSINDGAAALAIAREDFIKERGIKPLARIVAYATGSVEPKMLFYAPIKAVQTLLKVQGVDINYFDLIEVNEAFAAQVLADGKELGWDESRVNVNGGAIALGHPIGCSGARILVTLIYALKDRGLKKGLAAICLGGGEAVALSLELV; the protein is encoded by the coding sequence ATGACAATTGGTAAAGCAAAAGACACCTTTATCATCGGTGCCGCCCGCACCGCAGTTGGTAGATTTCTGGGTGGTCTGGCAGCGCTGCGCGCCCCGGAACTGGGCGCGGTCGCAATCAAAGGTGCGGTTGAACGTGCCGGCGTCAAACCCGAAGATGTGGACGGCGTGATAATGGGCAATGTCTGTCCCGCCGGGATTGGCCAGGCACCAGCGCGTCAGGCTGCGGTCAAATCGGGCTTGCCGGTTGAAGTGCCCGCCCTCACCGTCAACAAGGTGTGCGGGTCCGGAATGATTGCCGTTGCCCTTGCCTGCCAGCAAATCAAAGCCGGTGATGCCCGGCTGGTGATTGCCGGTGGTCAGGAGTCGATGTCCAATGTTCCCTACTATCTGAAAACATTGCGGGGCGGCCAGAAAATGGGCGACGCCCAGCTTCAGGACGGAATGATTTACGACGGCATCTGGGACTACTTCGGTGATGTCCATATGGGTGCGCTCGGTGACTTCACCGCCCGTAATTCGAACATCAGCCGCGAAGAACAGGACCGCTGGGCTTTTCGCAGCCACCAGAATGCGGTCCGGGCAATCAAAGAAGGCAAATTCAAAGCCGAGATTGTCCCGGTCCAAATCCCCCAGAAAAAAGGCGAACCAATCGTTTTTGACACCGACGAAGGTCCCCGCGCCGACACCACCCTTGAAAAACTTGCCGCCCTCAAACCGGTGTTCACCAAAGACGGCACGGTAACCGCAGGCAACGCCTCCTCTATCAACGACGGTGCCGCGGCACTCGCCATCGCCCGCGAAGACTTCATTAAAGAACGGGGCATCAAGCCGCTCGCCCGCATTGTCGCCTATGCCACCGGTAGTGTCGAACCAAAGATGCTATTCTACGCACCGATTAAAGCGGTTCAGACCCTGCTCAAAGTTCAGGGTGTTGACATCAACTACTTTGACCTGATTGAGGTCAACGAAGCCTTCGCCGCTCAGGTTCTGGCTGACGGTAAAGAACTGGGCTGGGATGAATCCCGGGTCAATGTCAATGGCGGTGCCATCGCCCTGGGTCATCCGATTGGTTGCTCGGGCGCGCGCATCCTTGTGACCCTGATTTATGCCCTGAAAGACCGGGGGCTGAAAAAGGGGTTAGCGGCAATCTGTCTCGGCGGCGGTGAAGCGGTGGCGCTGAGCCTCGAACTGGTTTAG
- the hypE gene encoding hydrogenase expression/formation protein HypE, translated as MKDKKILADKGLPPAFKLPPGAERIGLGHGAGGRKMHRLIEEMFLRYFGNPALNRLEDSAVVKLPKGELCFTTDSYVVKPLFFPGGDIGKLAVCGTVNDLTVLGAKPLYLAVSFVLREGLALNTLERVCRSMAATAKSAGVMVVTGDTKVIEGASAGEEMFITTSGIGVRHKGVRLGGEFVQSGDRLVLSGGLGEHEAAVAIARGGYHFRAKLVSDCAPLNRMILAVLKSGSVKLMRDPTRGGLATTLNEFAQECKFGFLIVEELVPVKRAVKGVADLLGLDPLYMANEGKVVMVVAKEQADKVVRTLRRFPSGKGARVIGEVVKEPRGVWVKTKLGALRRVLMLEGEQLPRIC; from the coding sequence ATGAAAGATAAGAAAATTTTGGCGGATAAAGGTTTGCCACCGGCGTTTAAGTTACCACCCGGTGCGGAGCGGATTGGACTCGGGCACGGTGCCGGAGGCAGGAAGATGCATCGGCTGATTGAAGAGATGTTTCTGCGCTATTTTGGCAATCCTGCGCTCAACCGGCTGGAGGACAGTGCGGTGGTGAAATTGCCCAAAGGCGAGTTGTGTTTTACCACCGACTCTTATGTTGTCAAGCCGCTGTTTTTCCCGGGTGGTGACATCGGAAAACTGGCGGTGTGCGGTACAGTAAATGACCTAACGGTGCTGGGCGCAAAGCCGCTCTATCTCGCAGTGAGTTTTGTCCTGCGCGAGGGGTTAGCACTGAACACGCTGGAGCGGGTTTGCCGGTCAATGGCGGCGACAGCAAAAAGTGCCGGGGTGATGGTGGTTACCGGTGACACCAAGGTGATTGAAGGCGCGAGTGCTGGTGAAGAGATGTTCATTACCACGAGCGGCATCGGGGTGCGGCACAAAGGGGTGCGGTTGGGTGGTGAGTTTGTGCAGAGTGGTGACCGTTTGGTTCTGAGTGGCGGTCTGGGCGAGCACGAGGCAGCGGTGGCGATTGCGCGCGGTGGTTATCACTTTCGTGCAAAACTGGTGAGCGACTGTGCGCCCCTGAACCGGATGATTCTTGCTGTGCTCAAGAGCGGGAGTGTTAAACTGATGCGCGACCCAACAAGGGGCGGTCTGGCAACAACTTTGAATGAGTTTGCCCAAGAGTGCAAATTTGGATTTCTAATTGTGGAGGAATTGGTGCCGGTAAAACGGGCGGTAAAAGGGGTGGCGGATTTGTTAGGTCTTGACCCGCTTTATATGGCAAATGAAGGCAAGGTGGTAATGGTGGTGGCAAAGGAGCAGGCGGATAAGGTGGTAAGAACGCTGCGCCGCTTTCCCTCAGGAAAAGGGGCAAGGGTGATTGGTGAGGTGGTGAAAGAGCCGCGCGGTGTCTGGGTAAAAACAAAGTTAGGCGCGTTGCGGCGGGTTTTGATGCTCGAGGGTGAGCAGTTACCAAGAATCTGCTGA
- a CDS encoding site-2 protease family protein gives MSMSDENAAVSEGPVDINRVQRYMAVAAVEGNRILGKIYEPVAENLAQLKKVFEEHGAVAYFEKMGDGHIVTYGYAPPRKPVRLWVNILLLLATIGTTLFVGTLHAGKDPFQNPYNLLSGIPFSLGLILILGTHELAHYLTARRLGVDATPPYFLPVPHPMTGTMGAFIKIRSPVPSRSALVRVGVAGPLAGFLVAIPVSIIGIALSTVREVPAGAPLLRLGTPLIFEFISRIFHGTLPAGTDVVLHPLAFAGWLGMFVTALNLLPVGQLDGGHIAYALLGKKYRLFSYFIIGGLLLMGFFWLGWPFWAFLATALGLKHPPPLDDITPLNRTDIVLAIAALVIMVLSFTPAPFPAAGF, from the coding sequence ATGAGTATGTCGGATGAAAATGCGGCGGTAAGCGAAGGTCCGGTTGATATCAATCGGGTACAGCGTTATATGGCGGTAGCAGCGGTTGAGGGCAACAGAATCCTGGGCAAAATTTATGAGCCGGTGGCAGAGAACCTTGCCCAGTTAAAAAAGGTTTTTGAAGAACACGGCGCGGTTGCTTACTTTGAGAAGATGGGTGATGGGCATATTGTAACCTATGGTTATGCCCCCCCGCGAAAACCGGTGCGGCTCTGGGTCAACATCCTTTTATTACTGGCAACGATTGGAACAACGCTTTTTGTCGGAACTTTGCACGCCGGTAAGGACCCGTTTCAGAATCCTTATAATCTATTGAGTGGCATACCGTTTTCCCTGGGGTTGATTTTAATCCTCGGGACGCACGAACTGGCGCACTATCTCACCGCGCGGCGCTTAGGGGTTGATGCCACACCGCCTTATTTTCTACCGGTGCCGCATCCGATGACCGGAACAATGGGCGCATTTATCAAGATTCGTTCGCCGGTGCCGAGCCGGAGTGCACTGGTACGGGTTGGGGTTGCTGGACCTCTTGCCGGATTTCTGGTGGCGATTCCGGTGTCAATCATCGGTATTGCGCTGTCAACGGTACGGGAAGTTCCTGCCGGTGCACCGCTTTTGCGGCTGGGCACACCGCTGATATTTGAGTTCATCTCCCGAATTTTTCACGGCACATTACCAGCCGGGACCGATGTTGTTCTGCACCCACTGGCGTTTGCTGGATGGCTTGGAATGTTCGTTACCGCGCTCAATCTTTTGCCGGTGGGACAACTGGATGGCGGCCATATCGCCTATGCGCTATTGGGTAAAAAATACCGGCTTTTCAGTTATTTTATCATCGGCGGTCTGTTGCTGATGGGATTTTTCTGGCTGGGCTGGCCCTTCTGGGCGTTTCTGGCAACGGCACTGGGTTTGAAGCATCCGCCACCGTTAGACGACATCACACCCCTGAACCGAACCGATATTGTGCTGGCGATTGCTGCCCTGGTGATAATGGTGCTTTCGTTTACGCCGGCACCATTCCCGGCCGCTGGGTTTTGA